Genomic DNA from Desulfobulbaceae bacterium:
GGAGGGCGGTATCAGATCCCATTGACCGGCAGAAGCAATAGGGCTGAGGCAAGCAATCAATGCCAATGATGAACATATTCTGCCGTTTGGCCGCATAGTAGGGCATCGGATAAGCCCCGCCGAGCAATACCTTGTCCAGTTTATTCAACGCGTTGATATCACAGGCATGGAGCCCAAAAAAAACGTGCTGCTTGGTGCTGTGGTAATCAACTTCCTTATCCCAATCCTTACCCGACAATCGAAATGTGGCAAGATCTTCTCTAAAGGGCAGAAAATACTGCTTCGCAGGTAGTTTGGTGGTCTTGTAATCCAACCTGACATCATGGAAGTCGAAGACCTCGGAAAAACCATGGATCGGCAGACCATGTCGGTCGGTGCCAATTTCAACAGGGCCGATCACCGTATTCTCAGCAACCAGCAACTCAAACAGGCGTTTCAGCCCATCTTTTTGTATCACCCTGAACAGCATAGTTCACCTTCCCTTGTTGAAAAAATAAATTAGACCACTGGCCCCATCATAACCTCGAAGACGCCTCGCTCCAGACCCGACATAATTTCAACATTCTATCACATTAAGGGCCTCTTTTGACAACAGAAAAATTTGTCACCCTATCGAAACGTAAGTCGCAAGATCGTCCGGCCATGATCCTGAACTATAACCACCTATGGAATTCACTAACTATTGATCAAGCTCGTGACCCTGAGCTACTCTAAAAGAACATAAATCTATTCCATATCTATTAATCTTATCATACAGACATTTTCTCGAAATCATCAAGGTCTTGTGGGCAGCAATCACATGACCGCCATGCATACGCAAGGCATTGATTATATGATTTTTTTCAGCTTCATCCACTGCTTGCCGCAAAGGGACAACCCTATGATCATTATGGACCATGGGATCTGCCATCGAATCATCGATGGCAGATCCATGGATATCGTCCTGGTAAACGCACAATCTTTTGACATAATTTTTAAACTCCCTGACATTTCCCGGCCAATCTCGCTGAGATAACTGCCGAATGATCGCCAAATCAAAAGATGCAGCCACCTTGCCATACTCTCTACAGAAAAAATCAAACAACAGAGGGATATCCGACACCCGTTTTTTTAATGGTGGCATCGTAATCGGCAACACATTCAGTCGAAAATACAGATCCTGCCGAAAACGCCCGGTCTCTATCTCATCGGCAAGAACACTGTTCGTCGCTGATAAGATTCGCGCCTGCACGGGGATAGAATTATTCGCGCCCAACCTGGTAATGGCCCTATCTTCTAGAATACGCAGCAGTTTCGACTGGAGATTGACAGGCATACTGCAAATTTCATCAAGAAAAATGGTCCCCTCTCCTGCAAATTCAAATTTGCCGATCTTGGTCTGGCCGGCACCGGTAAAGGCGCCTTTTTCGTAGCCAAACAACTCGGCCTCCAGCATTTCTGCTGGAATTGCACCCATATTGACTGCAACAAATGGTTTATCACACCGATCTGACAAATTGTGAATCGCCCGCGCCACCAACTCTTTCCCCGTTCCGGTTTCGCCGGCAATCAAGATTGGTTCATCTTCTTTTGCCACAATCTCGATGGTGCAGTAGAGACGCCGCATCAATGGATGGGCACCAATAAGGCCATGAAACCTATCACGTTTCTCCCTTGCAAGTTCCAGTTGCTCGCACAGACCTCTGTTGTCCATCACCAGCTTCATTTTTTCCACGGCCCGGGCAAGGGAAACGAGCAGCACATCCTCGTCCACCGGTTTTTCCAGAAAGTCGTAGGCGCCTTCCTTCATGGCTTTGACTGCCATATGCACATCACCATGCCCGGTAATCATAATCACCGGCAAATCCCGGCATTCACCCTTGGCCCGCTGCAAGAATTCCAACCCATCGATAAGCGGCATTTTTATATCAGCAATCACGGCCAGATAACTTCCTGAAGCAAGAACTGCCAGCGCCTCTGCCGGTTTATCAAAGCTATCTACCTCATAACCGTGCAGGACAAGCGTCTGATGAATGGCCGCTAGAAGATAGGAATCATCATCAACCACCATAATGTTACCATGTTTCATACAAAGATTATCCTTATGGATCATGCACCTTCTTTACTGTAAGGAGGCAGGTGAATAAAAAAGCAGGAACCACTTCCAGGGGTGCTTGCTACTTTAACAAAACCGCCGCTGCCGCGGACGATACGATCAACTATGGACAGGCCAAGACCCATTCCTGATCCAACTTCCCTGGTAGTGAAAAACGGGTCAAAAATCCTGCCCATCGCATCAGAAGAAATTCCAGCGCCGGTATCCCGAATGGAGATCACAATATACTCTTTCTCCAATAGGGTCTCAGGCTCAATATTTTGTGCCAGATAGGTTTTTATGGTCAAATGTGGCGCCGGGGTATCCCCCATCGACTGGACGGCATTTTGAATGACATTGATAAAAACCTGTTCAAGCCTGACTTCATGATTAATTGTTTGCGGAATACTGCTATCGAGATCCAGTTCGACCTCAATATCTGACAGGGCAAGCTGAGTACCGAGAAATTTGAGAATATTCATCACAATAGAATTAATCTCAACGGGATAAGTATTAGACGAATCCTTGCGTGCGAAACTTTTTAGACTTTTGATAATAGACGATGCCTTAATGACACGATCGATAATTATTTGCAGATTATCTTCCAGCAACAGTTTGTCGATTGCCGTTCCTTCCAGGCTCTTCACACAATTTCGAGCAAAAAGCAGAATTGCGTTTAACGGCTGAGTCAACTCATGGCCTATCCCCGCTGCCATCTCGCCAAGACTGGCCAATCTCCCAGAATGGATCAACTGCTCCTGAGCTTCTCGAATCCTGGACATCATCTTATGAGCATCGCTCATGTCCTTGGCAATGATCATATGAAGCACCTGCTCCGATTCGGTAATAAAGGTGGAACCTTTCAAACTGACTCGAAGGCCTCCCCCTTCACGAGTTTTAAATTCCGTCTCAATATTCCTGAACTCCCCTCCAATAACAAGTTCCTTAATCCAGCTACACGCATCGTCAGCTAAAAATGTATCAAAACAAAGTTTGCCATAATCATCTGAAGAGAAGCCAAGCAGAGTGAGAAACTCTTCATTTGAATTAACAACCACAAAATCTTCCGTCATGACAAAAAAAAGGTCTGAAAGATTGGCAAGGATCTGTTCTGAAAAAACCTTCTCTGCTTTGACCTCTTCATGCTTTTTTAGAATCCGGACCACAAGATCCTGTTTCTGCTTTTCAAGCAGTTCAACTAATTTTTCATTCGGCTCGAGTTGGTTTAATCCCACCATTAACCTCACACATTAAAATTTCACCTGAAGTAACCATAACCACACTTATTTGTCACCAAATTTACACACCCCCAAAAACCTCTATCTATCGGGCATCGGAACACTATCCTGGACTTCTCTATCACCGAATATACACATAGGCGCCTGCCATGCCTTCACCTTGACCTCAGCCACAAACACCAATCACTACTTATAACTATCCATAATCACAAACTAATTATCTCCACACAGTCCATCCTCCAAGATTGGCACAATAAATGCTAACCCAACAATAAGACATCAACACAATCGAATTTTTCAACAGAAAATACTATGAAAAACAAACTATTAAGCATAGACCAAGTCGCCAATGTCTGCGGAGTATCTCCAGACCGCGTGAGACGGTGGATTGAAAAGAGAGGCTTAAAGACCGACCCAACCAATAACACAGAAGAATTTGTTCATCACGCTGATATGATCGATTTTTTTGTTAAATTCAACATGCCTATTCCTGATTCTATCTTACCCTTCAAGACAAAAAAAATTCTATTCATTTATGATACAAATTCTGACAATAAAGTTTTCATGAGTTTTCTTATTGAATTTCTAGGCAACTTAAGAACTGAAAACAATAATTTCATTACTGACCATAT
This window encodes:
- a CDS encoding sigma-54-dependent Fis family transcriptional regulator; amino-acid sequence: MIHKDNLCMKHGNIMVVDDDSYLLAAIHQTLVLHGYEVDSFDKPAEALAVLASGSYLAVIADIKMPLIDGLEFLQRAKGECRDLPVIMITGHGDVHMAVKAMKEGAYDFLEKPVDEDVLLVSLARAVEKMKLVMDNRGLCEQLELAREKRDRFHGLIGAHPLMRRLYCTIEIVAKEDEPILIAGETGTGKELVARAIHNLSDRCDKPFVAVNMGAIPAEMLEAELFGYEKGAFTGAGQTKIGKFEFAGEGTIFLDEICSMPVNLQSKLLRILEDRAITRLGANNSIPVQARILSATNSVLADEIETGRFRQDLYFRLNVLPITMPPLKKRVSDIPLLFDFFCREYGKVAASFDLAIIRQLSQRDWPGNVREFKNYVKRLCVYQDDIHGSAIDDSMADPMVHNDHRVVPLRQAVDEAEKNHIINALRMHGGHVIAAHKTLMISRKCLYDKINRYGIDLCSFRVAQGHELDQ
- a CDS encoding PAS domain-containing protein produces the protein MVGLNQLEPNEKLVELLEKQKQDLVVRILKKHEEVKAEKVFSEQILANLSDLFFVMTEDFVVVNSNEEFLTLLGFSSDDYGKLCFDTFLADDACSWIKELVIGGEFRNIETEFKTREGGGLRVSLKGSTFITESEQVLHMIIAKDMSDAHKMMSRIREAQEQLIHSGRLASLGEMAAGIGHELTQPLNAILLFARNCVKSLEGTAIDKLLLEDNLQIIIDRVIKASSIIKSLKSFARKDSSNTYPVEINSIVMNILKFLGTQLALSDIEVELDLDSSIPQTINHEVRLEQVFINVIQNAVQSMGDTPAPHLTIKTYLAQNIEPETLLEKEYIVISIRDTGAGISSDAMGRIFDPFFTTREVGSGMGLGLSIVDRIVRGSGGFVKVASTPGSGSCFFIHLPPYSKEGA
- a CDS encoding helix-turn-helix domain-containing protein, producing MKNKLLSIDQVANVCGVSPDRVRRWIEKRGLKTDPTNNTEEFVHHADMIDFFVKFNMPIPDSILPFKTKKILFIYDTNSDNKVFMSFLIEFLGNLRTENNNFITDHISYGPDAKIKLMVFNPDLVLLDMTENDNDAINMSIQIKSTEEFNKIKLVAITSDQLLELYKNRAVACGIDEILPYSMNLTLCTKSIISHNGLEY